From one Melioribacteraceae bacterium genomic stretch:
- the flgG gene encoding flagellar basal-body rod protein FlgG, which yields MATKSLRTAATGMYAQQLNIQVISNNIANINTTGFKKNKAEFQDLMYQEIPSSNLAQNNIAGPQASGEMLQVGSGVKASSTQKIFKQGDLQPTNNSLDLGINGEGFFQVRKADGTFAYTRDGSFKISGEGRVVTASGYVLEPDITLDDDVLQINISRDGEISVQSTGGNSYVLDNIQLVRFMNPGGLEALGDNLYAETEGSGQPMFGTPGADGFGEIQQGFLEASNVDIVEEMIAMITAQRAYEINSKTVQTVEEMMTITNNLKR from the coding sequence ATGGCAACAAAATCATTAAGAACCGCAGCAACCGGGATGTACGCACAGCAATTAAACATTCAGGTTATATCAAATAACATTGCGAACATCAACACGACCGGCTTCAAAAAGAATAAAGCTGAGTTTCAAGATCTCATGTATCAAGAAATTCCATCTTCAAATTTGGCTCAGAATAATATTGCCGGTCCACAAGCTTCCGGTGAGATGCTGCAGGTTGGTAGCGGTGTAAAAGCCTCTTCAACTCAAAAAATATTTAAGCAAGGAGATTTACAGCCGACAAACAACTCTCTCGATCTAGGAATTAACGGTGAAGGCTTTTTCCAAGTTAGAAAAGCCGACGGAACTTTTGCCTATACAAGAGACGGAAGCTTTAAGATAAGCGGTGAAGGAAGAGTTGTAACCGCAAGCGGTTATGTTTTAGAACCCGATATCACTCTTGATGATGACGTACTGCAAATAAATATTTCACGTGACGGCGAGATTAGCGTTCAATCAACAGGTGGTAATTCTTATGTGCTTGATAATATTCAATTAGTAAGATTTATGAATCCCGGCGGATTGGAAGCGCTAGGCGATAATCTTTATGCCGAGACTGAAGGTTCGGGACAACCAATGTTCGGAACACCCGGTGCGGACGGATTTGGTGAAATTCAACAAGGTTTTCTTGAAGCGAGCAATGTTGATATTGTTGAAGAAATGATTGCAATGATTACAGCTCAACGAGCATATGAAATAAATTCAAAAACAGTACAGACAGTTGAAGAAATGATGACAATTACAAATAATCTAAAACGATAA
- the flgA gene encoding flagellar basal body P-ring formation chaperone FlgA — translation MLAIFLNMILCLLPVDKLSLVEIDHYIQNHFAEYDSISYSIQDDLSSTAELEINHSRSSNRIGNKFFIPVITIEANGVSKEKFLNVEIELYQRIAIAIDHINKGDQIALGNTTFELRDITGFNKSPLTDLERIGSIISKYNMKPGDIIFTEFIDTMPVVNPGDPVNIMYQVGGVHVSFIGTVRQAGAIGDVIKVKAQNQQYSAKVINTNEVLIIE, via the coding sequence ATGTTGGCAATATTCTTAAATATGATTCTATGCTTACTCCCGGTTGATAAATTATCACTTGTTGAGATTGATCACTATATCCAAAATCATTTCGCCGAGTATGATAGTATTAGCTATTCTATTCAAGACGATTTATCGAGCACAGCTGAACTTGAAATCAATCATTCAAGGTCATCAAATAGAATCGGTAATAAGTTTTTCATCCCCGTAATAACAATAGAAGCAAACGGTGTTTCAAAAGAAAAGTTTTTGAATGTTGAAATAGAACTATATCAAAGAATTGCAATAGCAATAGATCATATAAATAAAGGCGATCAAATTGCTTTAGGAAATACAACTTTTGAATTACGAGATATAACCGGATTTAACAAATCTCCTCTCACTGATCTGGAGAGAATCGGCAGCATAATTTCAAAGTATAATATGAAACCCGGTGATATAATTTTTACTGAATTTATTGATACAATGCCTGTCGTGAATCCCGGTGATCCTGTAAATATTATGTATCAGGTTGGAGGCGTTCATGTTTCTTTTATTGGTACTGTGCGCCAAGCCGGCGCGATTGGTGACGTAATAAAAGTAAAAGCACAAAATCAGCAGTATTCAGCTAAGGTAATTAACACAAACGAAGTTTTAATAATAGAGTAA
- a CDS encoding HDOD domain-containing protein has protein sequence MELISIENKIKKTEAVLNNVFKLHSMPKVLGEILQYLNSDSVNNTTLSKMILRDQSLATKILAIANSPLYGLQRNVTTIDFAVMVLGVEEIKHIVSSLSMMDTFKNKTDDYLDQAKFWEHSFLVALISKKIAEDFKMKYVGEIFTAGFLHDLGLPIIHRYFHSSFVKIKEDIELAGTNFIEAERENIGLTHAEIAYRLLDKWNLPVILCDITKHHHAPLNSEEFPKQTAVVHLADYTTKYLSTGSFFWNHQLELDYTAAKLIGFKTDEEVIEYIEQFRSILPQQLESMRHLL, from the coding sequence ATGGAACTAATATCAATCGAAAACAAAATTAAGAAGACTGAAGCGGTTCTTAATAATGTATTTAAACTTCACTCAATGCCGAAGGTTCTTGGAGAAATTTTACAATATCTAAACTCTGATTCTGTAAACAATACTACTCTTAGTAAAATGATTTTACGTGATCAAAGTTTAGCTACAAAAATTTTAGCTATCGCAAATTCACCCTTGTATGGATTACAACGAAATGTTACGACAATCGATTTTGCGGTAATGGTTCTTGGTGTTGAAGAAATTAAACACATAGTGTCTTCACTTTCAATGATGGATACATTTAAGAACAAAACAGATGATTACTTGGATCAAGCAAAATTTTGGGAACATTCATTTTTGGTAGCATTAATTTCCAAGAAGATTGCGGAAGATTTTAAAATGAAATATGTAGGTGAAATTTTTACCGCCGGTTTTTTACATGATTTAGGACTGCCAATTATTCACAGATACTTTCATTCATCGTTTGTTAAAATTAAAGAAGATATCGAATTAGCTGGAACAAACTTTATAGAGGCCGAAAGAGAAAACATTGGTTTAACTCATGCTGAAATTGCTTATCGTTTATTAGATAAGTGGAATTTACCTGTAATACTTTGCGATATTACAAAACATCATCACGCACCGTTAAACTCCGAAGAGTTCCCGAAACAAACAGCTGTTGTTCACCTAGCGGACTATACAACGAAGTATTTAAGCACAGGTTCATTCTTTTGGAATCATCAATTGGAGCTTGATTATACTGCTGCAAAGTTGATTGGCTTTAAAACAGATGAAGAAGTGATTGAATATATCGAGCAGTTCCGTTCCATACTTCCACAACAACTAGAATCGATGAGGCACTTACTTTGA
- a CDS encoding flagellar hook-basal body protein, with the protein MVNGLESASKSLTLNEKKIGSLVNNLANLNSTGYKRELPFEQIMNSNGENTIRKNMLDFTQGDLIQTDNPLDLAINGDAFFVIAAENGDMQFTKNGKFAVSDEGFLVDNLGNKVMGQSGEIQLLEDFWQKDRTVSISTNGEIFVGKNFIDKLKIVAVEEKADLIRCGNNNYKVSNGYFEDLEEDQFKIAQGYLENSNVNPIIEMEEMIRISKEYESAQKMIQYIDEIMARANEIGTI; encoded by the coding sequence ATGGTAAACGGATTAGAATCAGCAAGTAAAAGCTTAACGCTGAATGAAAAGAAAATCGGATCGCTTGTAAACAACTTGGCGAATTTAAATTCAACCGGTTATAAACGCGAGCTTCCGTTTGAACAGATTATGAATTCAAACGGTGAAAACACAATTAGAAAAAACATGCTTGATTTTACGCAAGGGGATCTAATTCAAACAGATAATCCTCTTGATCTCGCAATTAACGGTGATGCATTTTTTGTAATTGCGGCAGAAAATGGTGATATGCAGTTCACAAAGAATGGAAAATTTGCTGTCTCTGATGAAGGATTTTTGGTTGACAATCTCGGTAATAAGGTGATGGGTCAAAGCGGTGAAATTCAACTACTTGAGGATTTCTGGCAGAAAGATAGAACCGTTTCCATTTCGACTAATGGTGAGATTTTCGTAGGCAAGAACTTTATAGACAAATTAAAAATTGTCGCCGTTGAAGAGAAAGCCGATCTAATAAGATGCGGAAACAATAACTATAAAGTGAGTAACGGATACTTTGAAGATTTAGAAGAAGATCAATTTAAAATTGCTCAAGGATATCTTGAAAACTCAAACGTGAATCCAATTATTGAAATGGAAGAGATGATTCGTATAAGTAAAGAATATGAATCAGCTCAAAAAATGATTCAATACATAGATGAAATAATGGCAAGAGCTAACGAAATAGGCACTATCTAA